A window of Mercenaria mercenaria strain notata chromosome 16, MADL_Memer_1, whole genome shotgun sequence contains these coding sequences:
- the LOC123541542 gene encoding uncharacterized protein LOC123541542, with protein MSTVLVFISGMVNAEIISSISQEFLSVISEDYRTSEYRSTTDCDCDPLEDIQGMYISCMKENTSDKELKLFCQDFFFRGDCEEEKYFSYLARLAVQNKNNMASININTNSGRSLREIIDCCELHELFQINKIFYYGKGENAQLPVLLDKSSKCVTVKSSGLRGSWSREMLETLQNNFLLQAIHIYNFKMSHDVLNDFLNYIINRKTMTEIILWHLDCTKHELSCTFSLDFSQHSDLRKLELYFIPEVSQLKVNSQVKHVELGDINLGERSLPPEMANIESVYLYKVNMSASTLRDLVKVVEKLSHKVTVTIDGSCKIEPETEFEHVKQYIHSSQNFRVTKYWWKFVFETKVES; from the coding sequence ATGTCGACAGTGCTTGTTTTCATCAGCGGAATGGTGAATGCAGAAATCATTTCTTCAATATCACAGGAATTTCTTTCTGTTATCAGTGAAGATTACAGAACGAGCGAATACAGATCCACGACTGATTGCGACTGTGACCCTCTGGAAGACATACAAGGCATGTACATTTCTTGTATGAAAGAAAACACGAGCGATAAGGAACTCAAACTTTTCTGTCAAGACTTTTTCTTTAGAGGAGATTGTgaagaagaaaaatacttttcatatttaGCACGGCTCGcggtacaaaataaaaataacatggcGTCAATAAATATCAACACAAACAGTGGTCGTAGTTTACGTGAAATTATTGATTGTTGTGAATTGCACGAACTGTTCCAGATCAATAAAATATTCTACTACGGTAAAGGAGAAAACGCACAGCTTCCTGTACTGTTGGACAAGTCGTCGAAATGTGTCACTGTTAAATCGTCTGGTCTACGTGGTTCTTGGAGCCGTGAAATGTTGGAAACATTACAGAATAATTTTCTGTTACAAGCAATTCATATCTACAATTTCAAGATGAGCCACGATGTACTGAATGAttttctgaattatattataaacagaaaaacaatgacGGAGATTATATTGTGGCACTTAGACTGTACCAAGCACGAGCTTTCGTGTACTTTCAGTTTAGATTTTAGTCAGCATTCAGATCTAAGGAAGTTAGAATTGTACTTTATACCTGAAGTGTCACAATTGAAAGTTAATAGTCAAGTGAAACACGTGGAGTTGGGGGATATCAATTTAGGTGAAAGGTCGCTGCCTCCTGAAATGGCGAATATTGAAAGTGTTTATTTGTATAAGGTAAACATGTCTGCTTCAACATTGCGTGATCTCGTTAAGGTAGTGGAGAAACTTTCACACAAAGTCACAGTAACAATAGACGGGAGCTGTAAGATAGAACCGGAAACAGAGTTTGAACACGTTAAACAATATATACACTCATCTCAGAATTTCCGAGTTACGAAGTATTGGTGGAAGTTtgtgtttgaaacaaaagttgaaagtTAA